One genomic window of Methyloceanibacter sp. wino2 includes the following:
- the cbiM gene encoding cobalt transporter CbiM — translation MHIVDGALSNEVLIGGAVLAAGGIALGLKSLPAEKMPAAGVLSATFFVASLVHVPIGPSSVHLIMNGLAGLVLGWAAFPALFVALLLQAVFFGFGGLTVLGVNTVNIALPAVLVYYICRRGIASGSPTVAAIWGGIGGGLAIALTTGCVALSLALTGDEFLAAAKLTFFAHIPIMIIEALITAAAIYLARKVKPELFEGFTVSPSEGVSS, via the coding sequence ATGCACATTGTCGACGGTGCTCTATCGAATGAAGTCCTGATCGGCGGCGCGGTTCTCGCCGCCGGCGGTATTGCGTTGGGCCTGAAATCGCTGCCGGCGGAGAAGATGCCCGCCGCGGGCGTTCTAAGCGCAACGTTTTTCGTGGCGTCCCTGGTTCATGTGCCAATCGGACCCTCCAGCGTCCATCTGATCATGAACGGTCTGGCCGGGTTGGTGCTCGGCTGGGCCGCCTTTCCGGCCCTTTTCGTCGCCCTGCTCTTGCAAGCCGTTTTCTTCGGGTTCGGCGGGCTGACTGTGCTGGGCGTCAACACGGTCAACATCGCCCTGCCGGCGGTGCTCGTCTACTACATCTGCCGCCGGGGTATCGCGTCGGGCTCTCCCACCGTCGCCGCAATCTGGGGAGGTATCGGCGGGGGCCTTGCGATTGCCTTGACGACGGGCTGTGTGGCTCTCTCATTGGCGCTGACGGGGGATGAATTCCTGGCGGCGGCCAAGCTCACATTCTTCGCGCACATCCCCATCATGATCATCGAGGCACTGATCACAGCCGCGGCCATCTACCTTGCACGAAAGGTAAAGCCCGAACTGTTCGAGGGCTTCACGGTGTCCCCATCGGAAGGAGTTTCGTCATGA